From a region of the Synchiropus splendidus isolate RoL2022-P1 chromosome 12, RoL_Sspl_1.0, whole genome shotgun sequence genome:
- the zgc:153383 gene encoding protein FAM177A1 isoform X2 → MADTSLYLGNVNISIEQNTAGKMKELEVVELGELDNRHHKEKPPRRIIHFSSGETMEEYSTDEEEEEEEDKKAERKDLLASQVDASKMTWGPYFWFHMWRAATSTISACDYLGERMANLFGITSAKYQYAIDEYYRMKKEREEEKEEARLSEEAERSLDRPTPQEERGNSGKDAASQATYQIHDEKEARSSTIIVPAIVTAT, encoded by the exons ATGGCGGACACATCTCTTTATTTGGGCAACGTAAATATATCGATAGAACAGAACACG GCAGGAAagatgaaggagctggaggttGTGGAGCTGGGAGAACTCGATAATAGACACCACAAGGAGAAGCCTCCGCGGAGGATCATTCATTTCTCCAGCGGTGAGACCATGGAGGAGTACAGCacggacgaggaggaggaggaggaggaggacaagaagGCGGAGAGGAAGGACCTGCTGGCCTCGCAGGTGGATgcg TCGAAGATGACCTGGGGTCCATATTTCTGGTTCCACATGTGGAGGGCAGCCACATCCACCATCTCAG CATGCGACTATCTTGGCGAGAGGATGGCCAACTTGTTCGGGATCACATCTGCCAAATATCAATATGCCATTGATGAATATTACAGGATGAAGAAAGAG cgggaggaagagaaagaggaagccCGCCTGTCTGAGGAGGCTGAAAGGTCGTTGGACCGTCCCACACCTCAGGAGGAACGTGGAAACTCGGGCAAGGACGCCGCTTCTCAGGCCACTTATCAGATCCACGACGAAAAGGAAGCACGATCGAGCACCATCATCGTGCCTGCCATCGTCACAGCGACTTAA
- the zgc:153383 gene encoding protein FAM177A1 isoform X1, translating to MADTSLYLGNVNISIEQNTAGKMKELEVVELGELDNRHHKEKPPRRIIHFSSGETMEEYSTDEEEEEEEDKKAERKDLLASQVDAVRSKMTWGPYFWFHMWRAATSTISACDYLGERMANLFGITSAKYQYAIDEYYRMKKEREEEKEEARLSEEAERSLDRPTPQEERGNSGKDAASQATYQIHDEKEARSSTIIVPAIVTAT from the exons ATGGCGGACACATCTCTTTATTTGGGCAACGTAAATATATCGATAGAACAGAACACG GCAGGAAagatgaaggagctggaggttGTGGAGCTGGGAGAACTCGATAATAGACACCACAAGGAGAAGCCTCCGCGGAGGATCATTCATTTCTCCAGCGGTGAGACCATGGAGGAGTACAGCacggacgaggaggaggaggaggaggaggacaagaagGCGGAGAGGAAGGACCTGCTGGCCTCGCAGGTGGATgcggtgagg TCGAAGATGACCTGGGGTCCATATTTCTGGTTCCACATGTGGAGGGCAGCCACATCCACCATCTCAG CATGCGACTATCTTGGCGAGAGGATGGCCAACTTGTTCGGGATCACATCTGCCAAATATCAATATGCCATTGATGAATATTACAGGATGAAGAAAGAG cgggaggaagagaaagaggaagccCGCCTGTCTGAGGAGGCTGAAAGGTCGTTGGACCGTCCCACACCTCAGGAGGAACGTGGAAACTCGGGCAAGGACGCCGCTTCTCAGGCCACTTATCAGATCCACGACGAAAAGGAAGCACGATCGAGCACCATCATCGTGCCTGCCATCGTCACAGCGACTTAA